Proteins encoded in a region of the Actinomycetota bacterium genome:
- a CDS encoding PTS ascorbate transporter subunit IIC encodes MDTFEEVLQWFANNVFNEVAILIGLIVLAGLWLQRKKFDEILAGTLRATVGIYVLFAGIAVFIGGLVAFQTLVAEAFGKAAPTSVVSLDDFMADKGATIAMVMTVAFLMHIFVVRILRLKFVYLTGHLMFWMSVVITASLTAAYGSMGQWTMTLIGAAILAAYWTVQPIYIASKMKRVIGSDDWGYGHTSSSACYLGAAVGKHLGDPEKHDTEKLHLPRSLSFFKDVNVSTAIVITVIMLVAMAFVPNSTRNELAAGYSATINPWIWAVVSALRFAAGIAILLFGVRMFLAEIVPAFKGISDRVIPGARPALDAPTVFPYAPTAVMVGFLSSLAVFLVAMALFPALGWFGGFVLVPPMIMLFFPGGAAGVFGNKYGGWRGAVAGGAINGLFLAFGQAITWHLLERTGPQMATLADPDWYIVSWGILFTKNPLAFGNGYEAFVTIFGWLLVTAILYGAYRLATGIRRPTRREVQPPTQVPHAA; translated from the coding sequence GTGGATACGTTCGAAGAAGTCCTGCAGTGGTTCGCCAACAACGTGTTCAACGAGGTGGCGATCCTGATCGGCTTGATCGTTCTCGCGGGCTTGTGGCTGCAGAGGAAGAAGTTCGATGAGATCCTCGCAGGCACCCTCCGCGCGACGGTCGGCATCTACGTGCTGTTCGCGGGGATCGCCGTCTTCATCGGAGGCCTGGTCGCGTTCCAGACCCTCGTGGCGGAAGCCTTCGGGAAGGCGGCCCCGACATCGGTCGTGTCGCTCGACGATTTCATGGCAGATAAGGGCGCCACGATCGCGATGGTCATGACGGTCGCATTCCTGATGCACATCTTCGTCGTCAGGATCTTGCGGCTGAAGTTCGTGTACCTGACCGGTCATCTCATGTTCTGGATGAGCGTCGTCATCACCGCTTCGCTGACGGCGGCGTACGGATCGATGGGCCAGTGGACGATGACGCTCATCGGTGCCGCCATCCTGGCGGCCTACTGGACGGTCCAGCCGATCTACATCGCAAGCAAGATGAAGAGAGTGATCGGCTCGGACGACTGGGGATACGGCCACACCAGCTCCTCGGCCTGCTACTTGGGCGCCGCGGTCGGAAAGCACCTCGGCGACCCCGAGAAGCACGACACCGAGAAGCTGCACCTGCCGCGGTCGCTGTCGTTCTTCAAGGACGTGAACGTCAGCACCGCCATCGTCATCACCGTGATCATGCTGGTCGCGATGGCGTTCGTTCCCAACTCCACGCGGAACGAGCTTGCGGCAGGGTACAGCGCCACCATCAACCCGTGGATATGGGCCGTCGTGTCGGCGCTACGCTTCGCGGCCGGCATCGCGATCCTGCTCTTCGGCGTGCGGATGTTCCTCGCCGAGATCGTTCCGGCGTTCAAGGGCATCAGCGACCGGGTCATCCCGGGAGCTCGCCCCGCGCTGGACGCCCCGACGGTCTTCCCGTACGCGCCGACCGCGGTGATGGTCGGGTTCCTGTCCTCGTTGGCCGTCTTCCTCGTTGCGATGGCTCTGTTCCCCGCTCTGGGATGGTTCGGCGGCTTCGTGCTCGTGCCGCCGATGATCATGCTGTTCTTCCCCGGCGGAGCCGCAGGTGTCTTCGGCAACAAGTACGGGGGCTGGCGTGGTGCGGTGGCCGGTGGCGCGATCAACGGGCTGTTCCTGGCCTTCGGCCAGGCGATCACCTGGCACCTGCTCGAGAGGACCGGTCCGCAGATGGCGACCCTTGCCGACCCGGACTGGTACATCGTGAGTTGGGGGATCCTGTTCACCAAGAATCCCCTCGCGTTCGGGAACGGCTACGAGGCGTTCGTGACGATCTTCGGTTGGCTGCTCGTCACAGCGATCCTCTACGGCGCCTACCGGCTCGCGACCGGGATCCGTCGTCCGACCCGTCGTGAGGTGCAGCCTCCGACGCAGGTTCCACACGCTGCATGA
- a CDS encoding PTS sugar transporter subunit IIB, which yields MARKGVEDELVVLTVCGVGMGTSLILRMTAEEVFKQLGLHARVTATDVSSAHGMPADILIAQEMHTPEFVGRFPIVIPVTNFLDKDEMKRKLVESMEAAGWMAA from the coding sequence ATGGCACGGAAGGGCGTGGAGGACGAGCTGGTTGTCCTCACCGTGTGCGGGGTCGGGATGGGGACCTCTCTCATCCTCCGCATGACGGCAGAGGAAGTCTTCAAACAGCTCGGACTCCACGCCCGCGTCACGGCGACCGACGTCTCCTCGGCCCACGGGATGCCGGCGGACATCCTCATCGCGCAGGAGATGCACACCCCCGAGTTCGTGGGCCGCTTCCCGATCGTCATCCCCGTGACCAACTTCCTCGACAAGGACGAGATGAAGCGCAAGCTCGTCGAGTCGATGGAGGCGGCCGGATGGATGGCCGCGTAG
- a CDS encoding PTS sugar transporter subunit IIA, translated as MDGRVALDLAVAARVRVDVSGWRDGIRAACHPLVDAGAFEQRYEDRCVAIVEEQGPYIVLAPGIALAHARPEDGVRRLGLGVAVLQNPVAFGHAVNDPVDLVLAFGSPDRGSHVGLLSALAGALLAGLAGRLREAPSDAAARELLEGVIGDDV; from the coding sequence ATGGATGGCCGCGTAGCGCTCGACCTCGCCGTCGCGGCGCGTGTCCGAGTCGACGTTTCCGGCTGGCGAGACGGGATCCGGGCCGCGTGCCACCCCCTCGTCGATGCGGGCGCCTTCGAACAGCGGTACGAGGATCGTTGCGTCGCCATCGTCGAGGAGCAAGGCCCGTACATCGTGCTCGCGCCGGGCATCGCGCTCGCGCATGCCCGGCCCGAGGACGGAGTCCGGAGGCTGGGCCTCGGGGTGGCCGTGCTCCAGAACCCGGTCGCGTTCGGACACGCGGTCAACGATCCCGTGGATCTGGTGCTGGCGTTCGGTTCCCCCGACAGGGGATCGCATGTGGGTTTGCTGTCGGCTCTCGCCGGCGCGCTGCTCGCCGGACTTGCCGGCCGGTTGCGCGAAGCGCCGTCGGATGCGGCGGCTCGTGAGCTTCTCGAAGGAGTGATCGGTGATGACGTCTGA
- a CDS encoding sugar isomerase domain-containing protein has product MTSERNGGAAGFGRTMRDHLELVEAVNGAALDQVADEMFRTVMGGGLIFVGGTGHSMALMLEGFYRAGGLACVQPLYHPSLLPLHGGTDSTLYEHTSGIARLLVQRYAPTPSDLAFVVSNSGVNVVPVELAEELRSRGTPVVAIVSLTHLRTATARAGRKLDEVADFVLDTRVPYGDSAYRVDDGTPTAGISSLTNVYLWNLLLARIADRAADKGIRLPLWTSSNVEGGAERNAVLMSDYRKRVPLL; this is encoded by the coding sequence ATGACGTCTGAACGGAACGGCGGAGCGGCAGGATTCGGCCGCACGATGCGAGACCACCTCGAGTTGGTTGAGGCGGTCAATGGGGCAGCCCTGGATCAGGTGGCCGACGAGATGTTCCGGACGGTGATGGGCGGCGGGCTGATCTTCGTGGGCGGAACCGGCCATTCGATGGCGCTCATGCTCGAAGGCTTCTACCGGGCCGGCGGGCTGGCTTGCGTGCAGCCCCTCTACCACCCATCGCTGCTGCCGCTCCACGGCGGGACGGACAGCACGCTGTACGAACACACGTCGGGGATCGCCCGGCTGCTGGTTCAACGGTATGCCCCCACGCCGTCGGATCTTGCGTTCGTCGTTTCCAACTCCGGGGTGAACGTGGTTCCCGTCGAGCTGGCCGAGGAGTTGCGTTCGCGCGGCACGCCGGTGGTTGCCATCGTCTCGCTCACGCACCTCCGGACGGCGACGGCGCGTGCCGGACGCAAGCTCGACGAGGTCGCCGACTTCGTGCTCGACACGCGCGTTCCATACGGCGACTCGGCTTACCGGGTGGACGACGGGACGCCGACGGCCGGCATCTCTTCGCTGACGAACGTCTACCTGTGGAACCTGCTGCTCGCGCGCATCGCCGATCGCGCGGCCGACAAGGGGATCCGGTTGCCCCTCTGGACGAGCTCCAACGTCGAGGGCGGCGCCGAACGCAACGCGGTACTCATGAGCGACTACCGGAAGCGGGTGCCGCTGCTGTGA
- a CDS encoding SIS domain-containing protein: protein MTATGRATSGMAADMAEQPAVLSLLLARRDELIRAFRALAPEPFRGVVLVARGSSENAALFGRILLEAVTRRPASLAPPSLARLYHTRTAVEGYLAIGLSQSGRTHDVVSTLAALKRGGATTLALTADLLAPIVDVADHAVDLRTGPETTVPATKTFTAELAVLAMLAEALGDVPAPTLQWVRMVEAVAEELNDGNPVLRAVERLAGVTHLSVIGSGMMLGIAKEAALKITEASLIAASGWSASSFRHGPMALAGTDHPLIAIVGPGHAGDETRRTVSALADVPAIIIAGTGQRDISLPSGLPEPLTAIPAAVRAQQLALALALRRGVDPDRPPRLKKVTV from the coding sequence GTGACCGCCACCGGCCGGGCGACGAGTGGCATGGCCGCTGATATGGCGGAGCAGCCGGCCGTGCTGAGCCTTCTGCTCGCACGGAGGGACGAGCTCATCCGAGCGTTCCGGGCGCTCGCGCCCGAACCGTTCCGCGGAGTTGTGCTGGTGGCCCGCGGCTCCTCCGAGAACGCGGCTCTGTTCGGCCGCATCCTGCTCGAGGCGGTCACCCGCAGGCCGGCGTCGCTCGCACCCCCAAGTCTGGCACGCCTGTACCACACGCGAACCGCCGTCGAGGGATACCTCGCGATCGGCCTCAGCCAATCTGGACGGACCCACGACGTTGTCTCCACGCTCGCCGCATTGAAGCGGGGCGGCGCGACGACGCTCGCCCTGACCGCCGATCTTCTGGCGCCGATCGTGGACGTCGCCGATCACGCCGTTGATCTGCGAACGGGACCCGAGACGACGGTGCCGGCGACCAAGACCTTCACCGCCGAGCTCGCCGTCCTTGCGATGCTCGCCGAAGCCCTGGGGGATGTCCCTGCGCCGACCCTTCAGTGGGTCCGGATGGTCGAGGCCGTGGCGGAGGAGCTGAACGACGGAAACCCCGTTCTTCGGGCGGTCGAGCGGCTGGCCGGCGTCACCCATCTCTCCGTGATCGGCTCCGGCATGATGCTGGGCATCGCGAAGGAGGCGGCGCTGAAGATCACCGAGGCCTCGTTGATCGCGGCTTCGGGATGGTCGGCTTCGTCGTTCCGTCATGGCCCGATGGCGCTCGCGGGTACCGATCATCCCTTGATCGCGATCGTGGGTCCGGGTCATGCGGGAGATGAGACACGTCGCACCGTGAGCGCCCTCGCGGATGTCCCCGCGATCATCATCGCCGGCACGGGTCAACGCGACATCTCGCTGCCCAGCGGTTTGCCGGAACCGCTGACCGCCATCCCGGCCGCCGTACGCGCCCAGCAACTGGCGCTTGCGCTGGCACTGCGCCGAGGGGTGGATCCCGACCGCCCGCCGAGGCTGAAGAAGGTGACCGTTTGA
- a CDS encoding HPr family phosphocarrier protein, with protein sequence MTTTMIEREIEVASELGLHARPAAAFAQAAARFVSSVTVVKGDREADGKSVLMVLTLDVRCGDRIRIRVSGPDAQRALDELTGMVGTP encoded by the coding sequence ATGACCACGACGATGATCGAACGGGAGATCGAAGTCGCGAGCGAGCTGGGGCTTCACGCGCGCCCTGCGGCAGCCTTCGCCCAGGCGGCCGCCCGATTCGTGTCGTCGGTGACGGTCGTCAAGGGCGATCGAGAGGCAGACGGCAAGTCGGTGCTCATGGTGCTCACCCTGGACGTGCGTTGCGGCGACCGCATCCGCATCCGTGTGAGCGGTCCGGACGCGCAGCGGGCCCTCGACGAATTGACCGGGATGGTGGGGACGCCGTGA
- the ptsP gene encoding phosphoenolpyruvate--protein phosphotransferase — MKRLSGVAASPGTGVALAYVYTPDLFEIRSEGVADPDKAVAELADALAALAADLDEAAASTSGAAAEILRAQAAIARDPALRAAAAPAVRSGEQPARAVLAAGERFATELERTGNDYLTARAPDVRHICDLAARGLAGAPPRLPPRPIEPCVLVAEDLMPADTAGLDASLVLGIATESGSRTSHTSVVARGLGIPAVVGIRGLLDVVRNGGAIGIDGGAGFIVIDPDAATQRQLSSAGTELRARRERMRTAAGTGPAATADGQRIEVAANVRSVKELRSALAEGAEAVGLLRTELFYIDRDRPPSLDEQIALLREMHGMLGGRRLIVRTFDIGADKQVPFLPARPERNPELGVRGIRLAELHPELLDTQLRAVAATAALGPTAVMAPMVTTADEARWFRSRVVASGMPDVVEVGVMVEVPALALTAEELAGCVDFVSIGTNDLTQYLMAADRREADLGGFQDPFVPALLRAVAMVCRAGARRFWIGVCGEAAADPAWALLAVGLGVTELSMQADTIPAVRAALRGVTLDACRDAAMLALKATDPDQARGIARALLKESP; from the coding sequence GTGAAGCGGCTGAGCGGGGTCGCGGCATCGCCGGGAACTGGGGTCGCTCTCGCCTACGTTTACACGCCGGACCTTTTCGAGATCCGTTCCGAGGGGGTCGCCGACCCCGATAAAGCCGTCGCCGAGCTCGCCGACGCGCTCGCCGCCCTCGCCGCCGACCTCGACGAAGCGGCCGCCTCGACGTCGGGCGCAGCCGCAGAGATCCTTCGCGCGCAAGCGGCGATCGCGCGGGATCCGGCTCTGCGGGCCGCCGCCGCTCCGGCGGTGCGCTCGGGGGAGCAGCCGGCTCGAGCGGTCCTCGCGGCGGGGGAGCGATTCGCCACGGAGCTGGAGCGGACCGGCAACGACTACCTGACGGCGCGCGCCCCGGACGTTCGTCACATCTGCGACCTCGCGGCGCGCGGGCTTGCGGGCGCTCCACCGCGCCTCCCGCCCCGGCCGATAGAGCCGTGCGTGCTCGTGGCGGAGGATCTGATGCCGGCCGATACGGCAGGGCTGGACGCGTCGCTCGTGCTGGGCATCGCGACCGAGAGCGGCAGCCGGACGAGTCACACGTCCGTCGTAGCACGAGGGCTTGGGATCCCCGCGGTGGTGGGCATTCGCGGACTACTGGACGTCGTGCGCAACGGCGGCGCCATCGGGATCGACGGCGGCGCGGGGTTCATCGTCATCGACCCCGATGCCGCGACGCAACGGCAACTCTCTTCCGCCGGTACGGAGCTCCGCGCCCGTCGCGAGCGGATGCGTACGGCCGCCGGAACGGGTCCGGCCGCGACGGCGGACGGCCAACGGATCGAGGTTGCCGCGAACGTGCGAAGCGTGAAGGAGTTGCGGTCGGCGCTCGCCGAAGGGGCGGAGGCCGTCGGGCTGCTACGCACCGAGCTCTTCTACATCGATCGGGACCGGCCGCCTTCCCTCGATGAGCAGATCGCGTTGCTGCGGGAGATGCACGGGATGCTCGGCGGTCGCAGGCTGATCGTGCGGACCTTCGACATCGGGGCCGACAAGCAAGTGCCGTTCTTGCCGGCGCGCCCCGAACGCAATCCCGAACTTGGGGTCCGGGGGATCCGGCTGGCGGAGCTGCACCCGGAGCTGCTGGACACGCAGTTGCGCGCGGTAGCCGCTACGGCGGCTCTGGGGCCGACCGCGGTGATGGCGCCGATGGTGACCACTGCCGATGAGGCGCGCTGGTTCAGAAGCCGCGTCGTCGCCTCGGGTATGCCCGACGTCGTTGAGGTCGGCGTTATGGTCGAGGTACCCGCGCTTGCGCTGACGGCGGAGGAGCTCGCCGGCTGCGTCGACTTCGTCTCGATCGGAACGAACGACCTCACCCAGTACCTGATGGCCGCCGACCGTCGTGAAGCCGATCTCGGCGGATTCCAGGATCCGTTCGTCCCGGCGTTGCTCCGCGCCGTGGCGATGGTCTGCCGCGCGGGCGCGCGCCGGTTCTGGATCGGGGTGTGCGGTGAGGCAGCCGCCGACCCGGCATGGGCGTTGCTCGCGGTGGGTCTCGGCGTCACCGAACTGTCGATGCAGGCGGACACGATACCGGCGGTACGCGCCGCCCTGCGCGGCGTGACGCTGGATGCTTGCCGCGACGCAGCCATGCTCGCCTTGAAAGCCACGGACCCTGATCAAGCGCGAGGGATCGCTCGCGCCCTGCTCAAGGAGTCGCCATGA
- the nagA gene encoding N-acetylglucosamine-6-phosphate deacetylase: MKTMRLGVSSALVDGVLIEGDVETARGEIVAVGVAPPAGEHIAIPGYIDLQVNGFAGVDFLSCDVDGYRVAGEALVARGVTSYQPTLVSSPPEVTTAALEVAAKAQIESVPRILGVHLEGPFIAPAWKGAHDERYIVGPDLELASKLCNAGPVTYMTIAPEPPGGFELLDWLLGRGIIVSLGHSDADAPTAHAAYNRGARAVTHLHNAQRRFAARDPGISAVALTRGDVVVQVIADLIHLAPETLLIAWRCARDRLVLVTDAIAAATVGPGEYRLGDRLVYVSDDAARLADGTLAGSLLTMDRAVRNLAGLGVPWPEAVHAATTTPARLIGRDELGTLRPGSPADVAVLADDLSPVRTIVSGREVWAAPSV; this comes from the coding sequence ATGAAGACCATGAGGCTGGGAGTGAGCTCCGCACTCGTCGACGGTGTGCTCATCGAAGGGGACGTGGAGACGGCCCGAGGAGAGATCGTCGCCGTGGGAGTCGCGCCGCCGGCAGGCGAACATATCGCGATCCCGGGGTACATCGACCTCCAGGTCAATGGGTTCGCAGGTGTGGACTTCCTGAGCTGCGACGTCGACGGCTACCGGGTTGCCGGTGAGGCGTTGGTCGCCCGGGGAGTGACGTCCTATCAGCCGACGCTCGTAAGTTCCCCGCCGGAGGTCACGACGGCCGCGCTCGAGGTAGCGGCCAAGGCTCAGATCGAGTCGGTGCCGAGGATCCTCGGCGTCCATCTCGAGGGGCCGTTCATCGCGCCGGCTTGGAAAGGGGCGCACGACGAGCGATACATCGTGGGGCCCGATCTCGAGCTGGCATCGAAGCTCTGCAACGCGGGGCCGGTCACGTACATGACGATCGCGCCCGAGCCGCCGGGCGGCTTCGAGCTGCTCGACTGGCTGCTCGGCCGGGGCATCATCGTCTCGCTCGGTCACAGCGACGCCGATGCTCCGACCGCGCACGCGGCGTACAACCGCGGCGCGCGGGCCGTGACCCATCTGCACAACGCACAGAGACGGTTCGCCGCGCGCGACCCGGGCATCTCCGCGGTCGCGCTGACGCGAGGTGATGTGGTCGTTCAAGTGATCGCCGATCTGATCCACCTGGCTCCGGAAACGCTGCTCATCGCCTGGCGGTGTGCGCGTGATCGGCTGGTGCTGGTGACCGATGCGATCGCCGCCGCGACCGTCGGACCAGGCGAATACCGGCTCGGAGACCGCCTCGTCTACGTCTCCGACGACGCTGCACGCCTGGCCGACGGGACGCTGGCCGGCAGCCTGCTCACCATGGACCGGGCCGTGCGCAACCTGGCGGGGCTCGGGGTGCCGTGGCCGGAAGCGGTGCACGCGGCCACCACTACACCTGCGCGCTTGATCGGCAGGGACGAGCTCGGGACGCTGCGTCCGGGCTCCCCGGCCGACGTGGCCGTTCTCGCAGACGACCTCAGCCCGGTGAGGACGATCGTCTCGGGCCGTGAGGTGTGGGCCGCTCCGTCGGTTTGA
- a CDS encoding phosphopantetheine-binding protein, producing MSDTDNIRTLVLRVLGEIAPEASLGTLNATARFQEQLDLDSMDFLNVVSGLSEATGVDIPERDYPKVATLDGCVAYLASRLAGAVVPAEG from the coding sequence ATGAGCGACACCGACAACATCCGAACCCTCGTCCTGCGCGTGCTGGGAGAGATCGCACCCGAAGCATCCCTCGGAACGCTGAACGCCACGGCTCGGTTCCAGGAACAGCTGGACCTCGATTCGATGGACTTCTTGAACGTCGTCTCGGGCCTGTCGGAGGCGACCGGCGTCGACATCCCAGAGCGGGATTATCCGAAGGTCGCCACCCTCGACGGGTGCGTCGCCTACCTGGCGAGCAGACTCGCCGGCGCGGTCGTTCCGGCCGAGGGATAA
- a CDS encoding CBS domain-containing protein has protein sequence MRRKVKDVMTKDPVVAREWMPFKEVAYLMEWNDVGALPVLDDLGRLVGIVSEADLLLKEERTGTKPKRFAIGRRRRERAKADATTARELMTTPAVTVDTDAAVGEAARRMHAAGVKRLPVVDKRGVLVGIVSRKDLLSVFLRPDGEIQHDVEEGVLHHAMWLTPADGDIHVGVEQGVVRLSGWVERKSLIEIITAMVLGVDGVVDVDNQLGFRTDDTHIKPETSPAWGVLPYALRRP, from the coding sequence ATGAGACGCAAAGTGAAGGACGTGATGACCAAGGACCCCGTGGTGGCGCGTGAGTGGATGCCGTTCAAGGAGGTCGCGTATCTGATGGAGTGGAACGACGTCGGCGCTCTGCCCGTCTTGGACGACCTGGGCCGGCTCGTGGGCATCGTTTCCGAGGCCGACCTCCTCCTGAAAGAAGAGCGGACCGGGACGAAACCGAAGCGGTTCGCGATCGGCCGTCGCCGCCGCGAGCGCGCCAAGGCCGATGCGACCACCGCGCGCGAGCTCATGACGACACCCGCGGTCACGGTGGACACCGACGCAGCGGTCGGAGAGGCCGCCCGCAGGATGCACGCCGCCGGCGTCAAGCGGTTGCCCGTCGTCGACAAGCGAGGCGTGCTGGTGGGCATCGTCAGCCGCAAGGATCTGCTCAGCGTCTTCCTGCGCCCCGACGGAGAGATCCAACATGACGTTGAGGAAGGCGTTCTCCATCACGCGATGTGGCTGACGCCGGCCGACGGCGACATCCACGTCGGCGTGGAACAAGGAGTCGTTCGGCTGTCCGGGTGGGTGGAGCGGAAGAGCCTCATCGAGATCATCACCGCGATGGTGCTGGGGGTCGACGGCGTCGTCGATGTGGATAACCAGTTGGGATTCAGGACCGACGATACGCACATCAAACCGGAAACGAGCCCGGCGTGGGGAGTCCTTCCCTACGCACTTCGCCGGCCGTAG